One Nitrospina watsonii DNA segment encodes these proteins:
- the glyA gene encoding serine hydroxymethyltransferase, protein MSLLSDFDPDISHAIKGEMDRENFTLEMIASENFVSPQVLEALGSVMTNKYAEGYPNKRYYGGCKYVDIAEQLAIDRAKEIFGAEHANVQPHSGSQANMAVYHAVCQPGDTILGMNLSHGGHLTHGAPVNFSGYTYKVVQYGLNKETERIDYDEVEKLAKEHRPKMIVVGASAYPRVIDAKRFREIADEVGAKIMTDIAHPAGLVAAKLYPSPVPYSDFVTTTTHKTLRGPRGGMILCKEEYAKDVNKKIFPGIQGGPLMHVIAAKAVAFKEALLPDFVEYQKQVIKNAQCLGEFLKERNFKIISGGTDTHLILVDLTNKDITGKQAEEALDLAGITVNKNTVPFETRSPFVTSGIRIGTPALTTRGMKEDAMKQIGEMMVGVLEHLEDPAYIEKTRKQVRELCEQYPFHMELSNK, encoded by the coding sequence TTGTCACTCTTATCAGACTTCGACCCGGATATCAGCCACGCCATCAAAGGTGAGATGGATCGCGAGAATTTCACGCTGGAGATGATCGCGTCCGAGAATTTCGTCAGCCCCCAGGTGCTGGAAGCCCTGGGCTCGGTGATGACCAATAAATATGCCGAGGGCTATCCCAATAAACGGTATTACGGCGGTTGCAAGTATGTGGACATTGCCGAGCAACTGGCCATCGACCGGGCAAAGGAGATTTTCGGGGCCGAGCACGCCAACGTGCAGCCACATTCCGGCTCGCAGGCCAACATGGCGGTGTACCACGCCGTGTGCCAACCCGGCGACACCATCCTTGGCATGAACCTGTCGCATGGCGGGCATCTGACCCACGGCGCACCGGTGAATTTTTCCGGTTACACCTATAAGGTTGTGCAATACGGGCTCAACAAGGAGACCGAGCGGATCGATTACGATGAAGTGGAAAAGCTGGCCAAGGAGCACCGCCCCAAAATGATCGTCGTTGGCGCCAGTGCTTATCCACGGGTGATCGACGCCAAACGCTTCCGCGAGATTGCCGATGAAGTGGGCGCGAAGATCATGACCGACATCGCCCATCCGGCGGGGCTGGTGGCGGCCAAGCTGTACCCCTCGCCGGTGCCGTATTCGGATTTCGTCACCACCACCACGCACAAGACTCTGCGCGGACCGCGCGGCGGTATGATCCTTTGCAAGGAAGAATATGCCAAGGATGTGAACAAGAAGATTTTTCCCGGAATCCAGGGTGGCCCCTTGATGCACGTCATCGCCGCCAAAGCCGTGGCCTTCAAGGAAGCGTTGCTGCCGGATTTCGTCGAGTACCAGAAACAGGTCATCAAGAATGCGCAGTGCCTGGGCGAGTTTCTCAAGGAGCGCAACTTCAAGATCATCAGCGGCGGTACCGACACGCATCTGATTCTGGTCGATCTCACCAACAAGGACATCACCGGCAAACAGGCGGAAGAGGCGCTGGACCTGGCAGGCATCACCGTCAACAAGAACACCGTGCCCTTCGAGACACGCAGCCCGTTCGTCACTTCCGGCATCCGCATCGGCACCCCGGCCCTGACCACGCGCGGCATGAAGGAAGACGCCATGAAGCAGATCGGTGAGATGATGGTCGGCGTGCTGGAGCATTTGGAGGACCCGGCCTACATCGAGAAAACCCGCAAGCAGGTGCGGGAACTCTGCGAACAATATCCGTTTCACATGGAGCTTTCCAACAAGTAA
- the nrdR gene encoding transcriptional regulator NrdR produces MKCPNCSNMENKVIDSRTNREGDMTRRRRECLNCGERFTTYERIETTPLLLVKKDGRREEFDRRKIMSGIQKACQKRPVSIEQMEDIVDKVEKYFQESGEKEVSAVTVGEKVVKELYNLDGVAYVRFASVYRDFKDANEFLSELRNFVKNREDH; encoded by the coding sequence ATGAAATGTCCGAATTGTTCCAACATGGAAAACAAGGTCATCGATTCCCGCACCAACCGGGAAGGCGATATGACCCGCCGTCGCCGCGAATGCCTCAATTGCGGCGAGCGCTTCACCACGTATGAACGCATCGAAACCACGCCCCTGCTCCTTGTCAAAAAGGACGGGCGGCGGGAGGAGTTCGATCGGCGCAAAATCATGTCCGGCATCCAGAAGGCCTGCCAGAAACGCCCCGTCAGCATCGAGCAGATGGAAGACATCGTCGATAAGGTCGAAAAATACTTCCAGGAATCCGGAGAGAAGGAAGTTTCCGCCGTCACGGTTGGCGAGAAAGTGGTCAAGGAACTGTACAACCTGGATGGGGTGGCTTATGTCCGCTTTGCTTCGGTGTACCGCGATTTCAAGGATGCCAACGAGTTCCTTTCAGAGCTCAGAAACTTCGTGAAAAACAGGGAGGATCACTGA
- a CDS encoding Glu/Leu/Phe/Val family dehydrogenase, which produces MSKLRIPEKLEAEPSMLEAREQRHFVPADQPPQHKFQILDPKTKNIWGYVVIDNTRRGSGLGGIRIASDLSIWEIMRLARAMTLKNSAANLPYGGAKSGIVFDPNQFTLGKGVKQDLIGAFAEAIFPIDNYIAAPDMSTDENDIQRIFQYNADVLGDSNHGRGGAGRPFAKGGIPIDKWGLTGHSLYAAIKTLEQLDPSFEIKGARVVIQGYGNVGAAIAGKLAADGALIVGVSDVNTALWYSKGLQVRELDKVRGNPKGLAAYHGTVDKKFFDGNVGRLLEAPCDILIPAARPDAITARNADRLLCGRIFQGANTPSNKMTEYYLENRKKITSYTDFIVNCGGVIGCAVEVRMTQDEAYRKKVLDQGNYGRTYVENLIFETVNKNITTITKRLKERAGKDIIFREEATRLAEERLGKPEEYWL; this is translated from the coding sequence TTGAGCAAACTAAGAATTCCCGAAAAACTGGAGGCGGAACCTTCCATGCTGGAGGCCCGGGAACAACGTCATTTTGTTCCAGCGGACCAGCCGCCTCAACACAAATTCCAAATCCTCGATCCCAAAACCAAAAACATCTGGGGCTATGTGGTGATCGACAACACCCGCCGGGGTTCCGGCCTGGGCGGCATCCGCATCGCCTCCGACCTTTCCATCTGGGAGATCATGCGGCTGGCCCGCGCCATGACGCTGAAAAATAGTGCGGCCAATCTGCCCTATGGCGGAGCCAAGTCCGGAATCGTGTTCGACCCGAATCAATTCACTTTAGGCAAAGGAGTGAAACAGGATCTGATCGGCGCGTTTGCCGAGGCCATCTTTCCCATCGACAATTACATCGCCGCGCCGGACATGAGCACGGACGAAAACGACATCCAACGGATTTTCCAGTACAACGCCGACGTGTTGGGTGACTCCAATCATGGACGCGGGGGTGCAGGCCGCCCCTTCGCCAAAGGCGGCATTCCCATCGACAAGTGGGGATTGACCGGGCACAGCCTGTATGCCGCTATCAAGACGCTGGAACAACTCGATCCCAGCTTCGAAATCAAGGGTGCGCGCGTTGTCATTCAGGGCTACGGCAATGTCGGCGCCGCCATCGCCGGGAAACTGGCTGCGGACGGGGCGCTCATCGTCGGAGTCTCCGACGTCAACACCGCCCTGTGGTATTCGAAAGGCCTGCAGGTTCGCGAACTCGACAAGGTGCGGGGCAATCCAAAAGGACTTGCGGCCTATCATGGCACGGTGGACAAAAAGTTTTTTGACGGAAATGTCGGCCGTCTGCTGGAAGCGCCTTGCGATATCCTCATCCCCGCTGCCCGGCCGGACGCCATCACCGCCCGCAATGCGGACCGGCTGCTGTGCGGCAGGATTTTCCAGGGCGCCAACACTCCCAGCAACAAAATGACCGAGTACTATCTGGAAAACCGGAAAAAAATAACTTCTTACACCGACTTCATCGTCAACTGCGGCGGCGTGATCGGGTGTGCCGTGGAAGTGAGGATGACCCAGGACGAAGCTTACCGGAAGAAGGTGCTGGACCAGGGGAATTACGGCAGGACGTATGTAGAAAACCTGATTTTTGAAACCGTCAATAAAAACATCACGACGATTACGAAAAGGTTGAAAGAACGCGCGGGCAAGGATATTATTTTTCGGGAAGAGGCCACCCGGCTGGCCGAAGAGCGGCTGGGAAAACCTGAAGAATACTGGTTGTGA
- the nadC gene encoding carboxylating nicotinate-nucleotide diphosphorylase, whose protein sequence is MRPQPKQEQIDDWVQRSLAEDLGPGDITTDALVDPTVFGRARIVAKQDMVLCGVDIARTVFTHLDRGMTCSEERDDGSLLAEGDVLLAVAGKASALLKGERTALNILQRLSGIATLTHAFVEKAGPVQILDTRKTTPGLRVFEKYAVACGGGINHRFGLFDAVLIKDNHIKMAGGIAAALERMQAARPPGLIEIEATNLEEVEAAVEGGADVILLDNMSSDLIAKAVTFVDRRARTEASGMMTLERVAELAGLGLDCISVGALTHSAPAVDISMNFDLPG, encoded by the coding sequence ATGAGACCTCAACCAAAACAAGAACAAATAGATGACTGGGTGCAGCGTTCGCTGGCGGAGGACCTGGGACCGGGTGACATCACCACCGATGCGCTGGTCGATCCCACCGTTTTTGGCCGTGCCCGGATTGTTGCCAAGCAGGACATGGTGTTATGCGGGGTGGATATTGCCCGCACGGTATTCACGCATCTGGATCGGGGAATGACGTGTTCCGAAGAGCGGGACGATGGCAGCCTCCTGGCTGAAGGGGATGTGTTGCTTGCGGTTGCGGGCAAGGCGTCGGCGCTGTTGAAGGGCGAGCGTACGGCGCTGAACATCCTGCAACGCTTGAGCGGTATCGCCACCCTGACCCATGCTTTCGTCGAGAAAGCGGGACCGGTGCAGATACTCGATACACGCAAGACCACGCCGGGCCTGCGTGTCTTTGAAAAGTACGCGGTGGCCTGCGGTGGCGGCATCAATCACCGTTTTGGTTTGTTCGATGCGGTGCTGATCAAGGACAATCACATCAAAATGGCGGGCGGCATTGCGGCGGCTTTGGAACGCATGCAGGCGGCCCGGCCTCCGGGCCTCATCGAAATCGAAGCCACCAATCTGGAGGAAGTGGAGGCCGCGGTCGAAGGCGGGGCGGATGTCATCCTGCTCGACAACATGTCCTCGGACCTGATCGCGAAGGCTGTAACTTTTGTGGACAGGCGGGCGCGCACTGAAGCCTCCGGCATGATGACCCTGGAGCGCGTGGCCGAGCTGGCTGGCCTGGGGCTGGATTGCATTTCCGTCGGGGCGCTGACGCACTCCGCGCCGGCGGTGGACATCAGCATGAATTTTGATCTGCCCGGCTGA
- the hemC gene encoding hydroxymethylbilane synthase translates to MDPLFASIYQIHELRIGTRGSPLALWQANWIKSLLEAEHEDLTVSLVKIKTSGDKIQDVPLAKVGGKGLFTKEIEEGLLRNEVDIAVHSMKDVPMKLPPGLILSVITEREDPRDALISREGKKLDELPEGAKVGTGSFRRTTQLLAYRPDLSIVPMRGNIGTRLEKMETENLDAIILAAAGLNRMGMGDRITECIPPEIMLPGGGQGAVGIETRKDDPGVMDRIYALEHDETHTALEAERSFLHRLEGGCQVPIGVYATVDGEALHIRGMVGSLDGKQIFKTEGTGAIQDAVKLGDDCAKEILGQGAGRILDEIYNR, encoded by the coding sequence ATGGACCCCCTATTTGCATCGATCTACCAAATCCATGAACTGCGCATCGGCACCCGCGGCAGCCCGCTTGCCCTGTGGCAGGCCAACTGGATCAAATCCCTGCTCGAAGCGGAGCACGAGGATTTGACCGTATCTCTGGTCAAGATCAAAACCTCCGGCGACAAAATCCAGGATGTGCCTCTGGCCAAGGTGGGCGGCAAGGGATTGTTCACCAAGGAAATCGAAGAAGGTCTGCTGCGCAACGAGGTCGATATCGCCGTGCACAGCATGAAGGACGTGCCGATGAAGCTGCCGCCGGGACTCATCCTTTCCGTCATCACGGAGCGGGAAGACCCGCGCGACGCGTTGATCTCCCGGGAAGGTAAAAAGCTGGACGAACTGCCCGAAGGCGCGAAAGTGGGTACCGGCAGTTTCCGCCGCACCACGCAGCTTTTGGCGTACCGCCCCGATCTGAGCATTGTGCCCATGCGCGGCAACATCGGCACCCGTCTCGAAAAAATGGAAACGGAAAACCTGGATGCCATCATTCTGGCGGCGGCGGGTTTGAACCGGATGGGGATGGGAGACCGCATCACCGAGTGCATTCCACCGGAAATCATGTTGCCGGGAGGCGGGCAGGGCGCGGTCGGGATCGAAACGCGCAAGGACGATCCTGGCGTGATGGATCGTATTTACGCGCTCGAACACGATGAGACCCATACCGCACTGGAAGCGGAACGTTCGTTTTTACATCGTCTGGAAGGCGGCTGTCAGGTGCCGATCGGCGTCTATGCGACCGTGGACGGCGAGGCGCTGCACATCCGCGGCATGGTGGGCAGCCTGGACGGCAAACAGATCTTCAAAACCGAAGGCACCGGCGCCATTCAGGATGCGGTCAAGCTGGGAGATGACTGTGCCAAGGAAATCCTGGGGCAGGGAGCGGGCCGGATTCTCGACGAAATCTATAACCGCTGA
- a CDS encoding DUF2157 domain-containing protein, producing the protein MDRFANKKQAQQRVDRIQAFQKELLEMERTGVIRLPYETRRLIETYHNDLVARFKQQFDTDITDHEKQLSLGMRILTFLGGLALCASIFFFFYQIWGLIPESVQIVTVITLPVAAMLAMTVAAKRERSGYYASLIGLVAFVGFVLNLQVMGSLYNITPSQNAFLVWGAFSIILAYRFGLRLLLLAGLLCLLGYLSATVGAFSGIYWLHFGERPENFIVGGALLLTLPFLIGHRQSPHFAWFYYLVGLLSIHIALLIMSHCGRCSYLLADHNQIELSYQVAALVSYSLTLWLGVRLRYPGITHIGTTFCTLFFYTKFFDWWWDTLPKSLFFFILSLITIGLLVFFRSMRGRFREAL; encoded by the coding sequence ATGGATCGTTTCGCCAACAAAAAGCAGGCTCAGCAGCGGGTCGATCGCATTCAGGCATTTCAAAAGGAACTGCTTGAAATGGAGCGCACGGGCGTGATCCGCCTGCCCTACGAGACCCGCAGGCTGATCGAAACGTATCACAACGATCTCGTTGCCCGGTTCAAACAGCAATTCGATACCGACATCACCGACCACGAAAAACAGCTTTCGCTGGGCATGCGGATTCTCACTTTCCTTGGCGGGCTGGCCTTGTGCGCCAGCATTTTTTTCTTCTTCTACCAGATATGGGGACTGATCCCGGAGTCCGTGCAAATCGTGACAGTCATCACGCTGCCGGTTGCGGCCATGCTGGCCATGACGGTGGCGGCCAAGCGGGAACGGTCCGGTTACTATGCATCATTGATCGGCCTCGTCGCCTTCGTCGGATTTGTGTTGAACCTTCAGGTCATGGGTTCCCTGTACAATATCACGCCTTCACAAAACGCCTTTCTCGTATGGGGCGCGTTCAGCATCATTCTCGCTTATCGGTTTGGCTTGCGCCTGTTATTGTTGGCCGGCCTGCTGTGCCTGCTCGGTTACCTGTCGGCCACGGTGGGCGCGTTCTCCGGAATCTACTGGCTCCATTTCGGCGAACGTCCGGAAAACTTCATCGTGGGCGGCGCCCTTTTACTGACCCTCCCCTTTTTGATCGGCCATCGCCAAAGCCCGCATTTTGCCTGGTTTTATTACCTCGTCGGCCTGCTGTCCATCCATATCGCCTTGCTGATCATGTCTCATTGCGGACGTTGCAGTTACCTGCTGGCCGATCACAACCAGATTGAACTCAGTTATCAAGTGGCAGCACTGGTGTCGTATTCCCTCACCCTCTGGTTGGGTGTGCGGCTCCGGTACCCGGGAATCACCCATATCGGCACGACCTTCTGCACCCTGTTTTTTTACACCAAGTTTTTTGACTGGTGGTGGGACACGCTTCCCAAATCGCTTTTCTTTTTCATACTCAGTCTCATCACCATTGGCCTGCTGGTATTTTTTCGCAGCATGCGCGGACGCTTCCGGGAGGCCTTATGA
- a CDS encoding DUF4824 family protein, translated as MNLKRYGLPLAFGLLLFTNIWVIGGVVYNRSGEPDTRITLTERELPTARQDRENTGLFLRLEWQMPGFQKPGHYNPESSWFTENKVRDLGFRVDVPATATRAYDYYSHQLPRTAFIVLEMEGPAWQDWRRGAAEYYATLKADLAQETDPGKKKTLTRQIDDLKRKMVTQTRLFAVNVGPDAEALRSRYPDRTRYIIARGIVRTRLTYLYQRNDAESKTRTPVISGFINQILVDQLHIPHLFRDRFLTLISKPRYWNNATSRTRIKNGMGPRYAVTLNYGRRYEPWITDLQELR; from the coding sequence ATGAACCTCAAACGCTACGGGCTGCCGTTGGCCTTCGGTCTGCTTCTGTTCACCAACATCTGGGTGATCGGCGGCGTGGTGTACAACCGTTCCGGCGAACCCGACACACGCATCACACTGACCGAGCGTGAACTGCCGACCGCCCGCCAGGACCGGGAAAATACCGGCCTGTTTTTGCGTCTGGAATGGCAGATGCCGGGGTTCCAGAAACCGGGCCATTACAATCCGGAGTCGAGCTGGTTCACGGAGAACAAGGTGCGTGATCTGGGGTTTCGCGTCGATGTTCCCGCCACGGCGACACGGGCCTATGATTATTACAGTCATCAATTGCCGCGCACCGCATTCATCGTTCTTGAAATGGAAGGGCCTGCCTGGCAGGACTGGCGGCGGGGAGCGGCGGAGTATTACGCCACGCTGAAGGCGGATCTCGCGCAGGAGACTGATCCCGGCAAGAAAAAAACACTGACCCGGCAGATCGATGACCTCAAACGCAAGATGGTCACGCAGACCCGTTTGTTCGCCGTGAACGTCGGCCCCGACGCCGAGGCGTTGCGCAGCCGCTATCCGGACCGAACCCGTTATATTATTGCTCGTGGCATCGTACGCACGCGCCTCACCTATTTGTATCAGAGAAACGATGCCGAATCCAAAACCCGAACACCGGTTATAAGCGGATTTATCAATCAGATTCTTGTGGACCAGTTGCACATTCCCCATCTCTTTCGAGATCGATTTCTCACCCTGATTTCAAAACCCCGATACTGGAATAATGCCACATCACGCACCCGCATAAAAAATGGCATGGGACCGCGTTATGCCGTTACACTGAATTATGGTAGAAGATACGAACCGTGGATTACTGACTTGCAAGAACTGAGATGA
- a CDS encoding cytochrome C assembly family protein, which translates to MKVLTFNIAMISYLMASLEYFVYLIYRRQFVSSLATVTAAVGLFFHTVIIGLRSQETGHGPYTTSFEVAIFFSWVVVVVYFITHWKYKIKDLGSFVIPLAFLILLYATFLSEEVVFPESQFRILMTLHRTLSVLGFAAFAIAFAVGVMYLIQERQVKSKKLGIMYFRMPPLESMDQLNFRVVAIGFPLFTLGFLTGGIWITQATESPFFSWDVVKTWPLVLGWVIYGVVFFGRFLTGLRGRKAAWGSVAGFITVMFSYLLHV; encoded by the coding sequence ATGAAAGTTCTGACCTTCAATATTGCCATGATCAGTTACCTGATGGCGTCGTTGGAGTATTTTGTCTATTTGATCTACCGCAGGCAGTTCGTGTCCTCGTTGGCAACCGTCACGGCGGCCGTGGGTTTGTTTTTTCATACGGTGATCATCGGCCTGCGCTCGCAGGAAACCGGCCACGGTCCTTACACGACCTCTTTTGAAGTGGCTATTTTCTTTTCCTGGGTGGTCGTGGTGGTGTACTTTATTACCCACTGGAAATACAAGATCAAGGATCTGGGGTCGTTCGTCATTCCGCTGGCATTTCTGATCCTGTTGTACGCGACCTTTCTGTCGGAAGAGGTGGTGTTTCCGGAATCTCAGTTTCGGATTTTAATGACCCTGCACCGCACGCTTTCCGTTTTGGGATTTGCCGCGTTCGCCATCGCGTTTGCGGTGGGGGTGATGTACCTGATTCAGGAGCGGCAGGTGAAGTCAAAAAAGCTGGGCATCATGTATTTTCGCATGCCACCGCTGGAGTCGATGGATCAGTTGAACTTCAGGGTGGTGGCCATCGGCTTTCCTCTGTTCACGCTGGGTTTTTTGACCGGGGGCATCTGGATCACGCAGGCGACGGAGTCGCCTTTCTTTTCTTGGGACGTGGTCAAAACCTGGCCTTTGGTATTGGGCTGGGTCATTTATGGCGTGGTGTTTTTTGGCCGGTTTTTAACCGGACTGCGGGGCCGCAAGGCGGCATGGGGGTCCGTGGCCGGGTTCATAACGGTCATGTTCAGTTATCTTTTGCACGTGTGA
- a CDS encoding YgaP family membrane protein, with amino-acid sequence MAYNLGHIDRLVRLMAGVALVLSGVLSGGVWGWVTALVGLVIIITGMTGTCFIYSIFGVSTYCPRHKTR; translated from the coding sequence ATGGCCTACAACCTTGGTCACATTGACAGATTGGTTCGCTTGATGGCGGGAGTCGCTTTGGTTCTGAGTGGTGTGCTGTCCGGAGGCGTATGGGGCTGGGTGACGGCGCTGGTCGGCCTGGTCATCATCATCACCGGCATGACCGGCACCTGCTTCATCTACTCCATATTTGGAGTCAGCACGTACTGCCCCCGCCACAAAACACGCTGA
- the hemA gene encoding glutamyl-tRNA reductase — protein MEHSNLVIVGVNHKNTPVELRERLAFTQGTIEESSEKLNECPEIAENLIISTCNRVEIYARVNDINNGIHRLKRFISDYHQIPLDVLEEHFYSYTEDKTIEHLFRVSSSLDSMIIGEAQILGQVKDAYSLARSLRTTGIFLNQLFEKAFNVAKKIREETGISESAVSISSAAVELARKIFDNLENHTVMLVGTGEMAELAARHLMTYGLKTVYVASRTYERAAGLAKTLNGSALDFDAFKEELYRADIVISSTAAPNFIITKEMVEEALHKRKNRSMFLIDIAVPRDIAPEVNDLENVYLYDIDDLQNVVDANVKEREKEAEMAMEIIHSEVVKFNTWIESRDAVPTIIGLRNRVEHIRKQELDKTLKRMGHLSGEDKNALEQMTLSIINKILHKPTVNLKEKTRTSEGQAYLKAIRDLFHLDD, from the coding sequence ATGGAACACAGCAACCTGGTCATAGTCGGCGTCAATCACAAAAACACTCCCGTGGAATTGCGCGAACGGCTGGCGTTCACCCAGGGAACGATTGAGGAGTCCTCCGAGAAACTCAACGAGTGCCCGGAGATCGCCGAAAACCTGATCATTTCCACCTGCAACCGGGTGGAGATTTATGCCCGCGTCAACGACATCAACAACGGCATCCATCGCCTGAAGCGCTTCATCTCCGACTACCACCAGATTCCTCTGGATGTTCTCGAAGAACACTTCTACTCGTACACGGAAGACAAAACCATAGAACATCTGTTTCGCGTGTCATCGAGTCTCGATTCGATGATCATCGGCGAAGCGCAGATCCTGGGGCAGGTCAAAGATGCCTACAGTCTGGCGCGTTCGCTCCGCACCACCGGCATTTTCCTGAATCAGCTTTTTGAAAAGGCCTTCAACGTCGCCAAGAAAATCCGTGAGGAAACGGGCATCTCGGAGAGTGCGGTGTCGATCAGTTCCGCCGCCGTGGAGTTGGCGCGCAAGATTTTCGACAACCTGGAAAACCACACCGTCATGCTGGTCGGTACCGGCGAGATGGCGGAGTTGGCGGCGCGGCACCTCATGACCTACGGATTGAAAACCGTGTATGTGGCCAGCCGCACGTACGAACGCGCCGCCGGCTTGGCCAAAACGCTGAACGGCAGCGCCCTCGACTTCGACGCATTCAAGGAAGAATTGTACCGCGCCGACATCGTCATCAGTTCCACCGCCGCCCCCAATTTCATCATCACCAAAGAGATGGTGGAGGAGGCGTTGCACAAACGCAAGAACCGATCCATGTTTTTGATCGACATCGCGGTGCCGCGTGACATTGCGCCGGAGGTCAACGACCTGGAAAACGTGTACCTGTACGACATCGACGACCTGCAAAACGTGGTCGATGCCAACGTGAAGGAGCGCGAGAAGGAAGCCGAGATGGCCATGGAAATCATTCACTCGGAAGTGGTTAAATTCAATACCTGGATCGAGTCGCGGGACGCCGTTCCCACGATCATCGGCCTGCGCAACCGCGTCGAACACATCCGCAAGCAGGAACTGGACAAAACCCTCAAGCGCATGGGACACCTGTCCGGCGAGGACAAGAATGCCCTCGAACAAATGACGCTTTCCATCATCAATAAAATTCTTCATAAACCCACGGTCAACCTGAAGGAGAAGACGCGCACTTCCGAAGGCCAGGCTTATCTGAAAGCCATCCGCGACCTGTTTCATCTGGACGATTAA
- the rpiB gene encoding ribose 5-phosphate isomerase B: MNRENKIGKIVIASDHAGFELKQALIEAMRADGVEVTDLGPDSSDQVDYPDYGIKVAEAVSEDEEVNGIVMCGTGIGMSITVNRFPRVRGTLCNDLYTAKLCRQHNDSNILIMGGRVIGMGLAYEIVRTWMDTPFEGGRHGRRLDKINNIQAMLSKGEL, encoded by the coding sequence ATGAACAGAGAAAATAAAATTGGAAAGATAGTCATTGCCTCCGATCACGCAGGTTTTGAGTTGAAACAGGCGCTCATTGAGGCGATGCGGGCGGATGGCGTGGAGGTGACCGATCTGGGTCCGGACTCTTCCGACCAGGTGGATTATCCGGACTACGGCATCAAAGTGGCCGAGGCTGTTTCCGAAGATGAAGAGGTGAATGGAATCGTGATGTGCGGCACTGGCATCGGCATGTCCATCACCGTCAACCGGTTCCCCAGGGTGAGAGGGACTCTGTGCAACGATCTTTACACCGCAAAACTCTGCCGTCAGCACAACGATTCGAATATTTTGATCATGGGCGGCCGTGTGATCGGTATGGGTCTCGCGTATGAGATTGTCCGCACCTGGATGGACACGCCATTTGAAGGAGGACGCCACGGCCGTCGGCTCGACAAAATCAATAATATTCAAGCCATGCTCAGCAAAGGAGAACTTTAA
- a CDS encoding pentapeptide repeat-containing protein, with protein sequence MSEEEEETGWRSAALSEEDLRKKVELAKHELVGADLSGIKLKGADLTDANMMRTDMNDAELTRIDFRRSDMMGVKFIGAVMSDCKFTGSHLTQARFTDAKLTRVVLDGVQIANSSFKGAVFTQSKMSKAIMSKSDLSGVEMVECQFIQSDATHSTFRGIQISDSDLSFIKLVRVDLREAELKNVKLESANLAQADFSVATLENVNFKNAELGQSSFISTEMTDCDFTGANLERSNFSETDMTGANLKGSILHGANLEKAENLTAEQINAAKIDKRTSLPPYLEVEWTSKTAFECKARD encoded by the coding sequence ATGTCAGAAGAAGAGGAAGAGACCGGGTGGCGTTCCGCCGCCTTGTCAGAAGAAGACCTCAGGAAAAAAGTGGAGCTGGCCAAGCACGAGCTCGTCGGCGCCGACCTTTCCGGAATCAAGCTCAAGGGCGCCGATTTGACCGATGCCAACATGATGCGTACCGATATGAATGATGCGGAATTGACCCGAATCGATTTCCGGCGTTCGGACATGATGGGTGTCAAGTTCATCGGCGCCGTCATGAGCGACTGCAAGTTTACCGGCAGCCACCTCACGCAGGCCCGGTTCACCGACGCCAAGCTGACGCGGGTGGTTTTGGACGGAGTCCAGATTGCCAACAGCAGCTTCAAGGGTGCGGTCTTCACCCAATCAAAAATGAGCAAAGCCATCATGAGCAAGTCGGACCTCAGCGGAGTGGAGATGGTCGAGTGCCAGTTCATCCAATCCGATGCCACGCATTCCACGTTTCGCGGTATCCAGATCAGCGACTCCGATCTCAGTTTCATCAAGCTGGTGCGGGTGGACCTACGCGAAGCCGAGCTGAAAAACGTCAAACTGGAGTCCGCGAACCTGGCTCAAGCCGACTTCAGTGTGGCCACTCTGGAAAACGTGAACTTCAAAAACGCCGAGCTCGGCCAATCCAGTTTCATCAGCACCGAGATGACGGACTGCGACTTCACCGGCGCGAACCTGGAACGCTCCAACTTCAGTGAAACCGACATGACGGGGGCCAATTTGAAAGGAAGCATCCTGCACGGAGCCAACCTGGAAAAGGCTGAAAACCTGACTGCCGAGCAGATCAATGCCGCAAAAATCGATAAGCGGACGTCCCTGCCGCCTTACCTGGAAGTGGAGTGGACCTCGAAAACAGCGTTTGAATGCAAGGCTCGCGACTGA